The Verrucomicrobiia bacterium genomic interval TTTCCTTGGCTTTACTGTTCGGCGCATATTGGGTGCGCCGAGCGTGGGGAACAGGGCATTGATTATGATCTTACCAGAACGTATTGCTACTATCGTGGTTTGCTCGTTTGCGGCCCTCATGCTGGCCATTTTGGTGATGTATGGATGCACCTTTTTTGCGTGGAACTTGAGCCCCGCATTTTTGGCGCGCCTCGACACAATCCTGGAAAAAATGACGTGGGTGAATTTGCTCGTTTGCATCGCCGCAGGGATAATAATCGGGCTAATCACGCACAGGTTTAAATGGTCGTTAAGGACTGCGCCATCGTGGGTTCAAACTCTATGGGCAATTGCTTTCGTGGTCGCGATTACGCTTAATGTTGTGTTGATGTTGAAGGGCAAACCGGTAGCGGTTCGTGTTCAAGATCAAACCGTCGAAATTTCCGTGGATGGAAAATGGCAGGCCGTTAGCGCCTCGATGTTCGAGCAAACCATTCGACGAAATGCAAGGAGGCATCTTGCTGGCATCCTCTTTGGGGTTGTCCTGTGGACGGGCTTCACCGCCGCCGTATCCGCGTATGATCCGAAGCAACCGCTTCCAGGGGGGCAAGAAAGACCGCCAGTTGCTCCAGCGTGATAAAAGCCGTCATCGTCAGCGGTGCGAGCGCTCCGCCAAAGTTGAAATGTTCGTTATTGAAAATTGAAATTGAAAGGAAATTGCTTTTTGGCACGCGAATTGTTTTGTACGCTGCGCGGGGTGAGGGAGAATTGGTTTTTCTGTGTCCGGGCGCATTTTCGAGCATTTTCCGCCACTGGTGAGGAAACCATAAAGCCAACCGGCGGCAGTTGTCAAGGCAGAAGCGCACTTTAGCGTCTGAAGCGGCTCCGAAAGCGGGTGGAATTGGGGTGGCAGGACGGCAGGAGCGTGGTTGAGCGGCCAGAGGGCCCAAAAAGTGCCTGACGCAACGACACCGATTCGGAGGCTGGTGTTTCGGCAAACCCAGTTCAGTCGGTCAGGACATTTTCGTAATCGGGCGTCGGGTCCACGTCTAGGCAGGCCTCATAGGTCCAGGGGCCTGCGGACGCCGCCGGCGGAGGGCGAGCCGGCGGGTCGTGCCAAACGCCCAGGTGACGCAGGATTCTCTCGACGACGCGGGGGTCGTCAATGACGCACAGCACTCGCATTTCATGCTGGCAGACCGGACAACGGAGCGGATCGACATGCCAGACGCGCAGGATCAGGTCGCGCCACTTTTTGGAGGGCAGCTTCAAAGGCGGGGGCGGGGACAAGCCGGGCCGGCGCGCCACTGACGCGGCAGCCACCCCGCGGTGGCGGATGCCGCGCATCTTATTGCTGTACCAGCCGTAGTAGCGGACCAGTTGCACGCCTTTGTCGGGAATATGCTGCGTAATGGCCGCCAAGAAGTCGGTGGCGCTGAAGACTCGAAGTTGCGGTTGATCTTGGCGTTGAGCCGGGAGCGGTAGATGACGGTGTCGGTGGGGGATTCCAGTGTCGTCTAAACGGCACAGGTTTTTAGTGATGAAAAGTGCTACGCGACCCCGATATTACCGGCTCCGGCGCATCAGGTTCAGGCGCGAAGTCCGCTGGAAGCCGAAACCCGAAGCTAGCTTTTTTAAAGGCGCCTGGGCACACTCTTGAAACCCGCTCATGCTGCAAACATTCGAAACCACAAAGGTCCGCAATTGGTTGGCCGGCGCATTGGTTCTTGTGCTGGCCACTGCGCAACCCACCCTTTCTGCCACTTCGCCCGCCTCGGGCTCAACCAACTACGTCAGCGGTGCCCTCATCCTGCTCAATGATAATGGCGCGT includes:
- a CDS encoding transposase; protein product: MTKNLCRLDDTGIPHRHRHLPLPAQRQDQPQLRVFSATDFLAAITQHIPDKGVQLVRYYGWYSNKMRGIRHRGVAAASVARRPGLSPPPPLKLPSKKWRDLILRVWHVDPLRCPVCQHEMRVLCVIDDPRVVERILRHLGVWHDPPARPPPAASAGPWTYEACLDVDPTPDYENVLTD